The DNA sequence CGAACTTGATGTTCTAGTTTATTCTCCTGAAGTGTTTGCTCCTGGTGTTAAATTAAACGCAAGAATTATCGGAGCTATGAAAATGATTGATGACGGTGAAACAGATACAAAATTAGTTGCTGTTCACCATGATGATTATCGTTTAGATAATATAAACTCAATTAAGGATTTACCAGAAGAATTTGTTAAATCAGTTGAGACTTTCTTCAGCACATACAAAAACTGAAAACGTCCAGGAATAACAAGTGTTGGTGGATTTGAAGATACTGAATGAGCATTAAATGAATATGAAGAATGTGTTCACTTAATGAATAAATACGGTAAATTAAGCAAAGAAGATTTCTTAAAAG is a window from the Mycoplasma anserisalpingitidis genome containing:
- a CDS encoding inorganic diphosphatase; translation: MKNVIQVKIEIQKNSNIKYEYNRKTNEIEVDRILRGDFVYPCNYGFVPEALDWDGDELDVLVYSPEVFAPGVKLNARIIGAMKMIDDGETDTKLVAVHHDDYRLDNINSIKDLPEEFVKSVETFFSTYKNWKRPGITSVGGFEDTEWALNEYEECVHLMNKYGKLSKEDFLKEMKAKHPEKYV